One Parasphingorhabdus cellanae genomic region harbors:
- the xrtA gene encoding exosortase A: protein MNSAAIDQPAQGAPHISDATVWMRHLRLLTLAVAVILLLFSRNAMAMVDAWWNVSTYNHCLLITPILFWLVQQRREELAKITPKIWTPGLLWIGVAAFGWLLGEAAGVSFARQLGLVMMLQGAVITLLGLAVTRGLIFPLFYSLFLVPFGEEFVPFLQMITAKMSMVFLGWANIPAFIDGVFISTPTGYFEVAEACSGIKFLIAMIAYGALVSNLCFQSWQRRTLFMIAAVMVPILANGIRAFGTIYIAHHTTTDFASGFDHIFYGWFFFAFVLALVMAVGWPFFDRKIDEPMIDGETIDRNSHRGSPKLTPVMAMAAMAAIVSAPLLWTSVLAAQNSPLPDKIALPAVDGWERVDYRPTFDWKPRFDGANHQLLGRYRNLANGAEVDLAIAVYDRQEGGREIVGYGQGAFDPRTDWSWSRNLPEPESGSAIQITAPGPVVRDVQSYYRIGDTLTGSGSAVKLATLKAKLLGGNQQAVAVLISAEKVDEAGPRAAMDAFRKALGPIDKLADEMAGLR from the coding sequence ATGAACAGCGCCGCCATCGATCAGCCCGCACAAGGTGCTCCACACATATCGGATGCGACCGTTTGGATGCGGCATTTGCGTCTTCTGACATTGGCAGTTGCCGTGATTTTGCTCCTATTCTCGCGAAACGCCATGGCCATGGTCGACGCCTGGTGGAATGTCTCCACCTATAATCATTGTCTTTTGATCACCCCGATCCTTTTCTGGTTGGTGCAGCAGCGGCGCGAGGAACTGGCGAAAATCACGCCGAAAATCTGGACACCAGGCCTGCTTTGGATTGGCGTGGCTGCTTTCGGCTGGTTGTTGGGGGAGGCAGCTGGCGTTTCCTTTGCACGTCAGCTGGGGCTGGTCATGATGCTGCAGGGAGCGGTTATCACGCTGCTTGGTCTTGCGGTCACGCGCGGTCTTATTTTTCCCCTGTTTTACAGCCTTTTTCTGGTGCCTTTTGGGGAGGAGTTTGTTCCTTTTCTTCAGATGATTACGGCGAAAATGTCGATGGTTTTCCTGGGATGGGCAAACATCCCGGCGTTCATTGATGGTGTCTTTATCTCGACCCCAACCGGTTATTTCGAGGTTGCCGAGGCCTGTTCCGGTATCAAATTCTTGATCGCGATGATCGCTTATGGTGCGCTGGTGAGCAATCTTTGTTTCCAGAGTTGGCAGCGCCGGACATTGTTCATGATCGCCGCTGTGATGGTGCCAATATTGGCCAATGGTATCCGTGCTTTCGGAACGATATACATCGCCCATCACACGACGACAGATTTTGCTTCTGGCTTTGATCATATTTTTTACGGCTGGTTCTTTTTTGCTTTTGTTCTGGCGCTAGTCATGGCGGTCGGTTGGCCGTTTTTTGATCGCAAAATTGACGAACCGATGATCGACGGAGAGACCATTGACCGCAACTCTCATCGCGGTTCGCCAAAGCTGACACCCGTAATGGCAATGGCCGCCATGGCCGCAATAGTCTCTGCTCCGCTGCTCTGGACGTCCGTCCTGGCGGCGCAAAACTCTCCACTGCCCGATAAAATTGCGCTGCCCGCCGTCGACGGTTGGGAGCGGGTTGACTATCGACCAACATTTGACTGGAAGCCTCGGTTTGACGGTGCCAATCACCAATTGCTCGGCCGCTATCGGAACTTGGCAAACGGTGCTGAGGTTGATCTTGCGATTGCTGTTTATGACCGTCAGGAGGGTGGCCGCGAAATTGTCGGTTATGGGCAGGGCGCTTTTGATCCGCGCACGGACTGGTCATGGAGCCGAAATTTGCCGGAGCCAGAATCCGGCAGCGCGATCCAGATAACAGCACCGGGGCCCGTGGTTCGCGACGTGCAATCCTACTATCGGATCGGTGACACACTGACTGGAAGCGGGTCGGCGGTGAAGCTTGCAACGTTGAAAGCAAAATTGCTTGGCGGCAATCAGCAAGCAGTCGCGGTTCTGATATCGGCAGAGAAAGTCGATGAGGCTGGTCCCCGCGCCGCGATGGATGCTTTTCGCAAGGCACTAGGACCGATCGATAAATTGGCTGACGAAATGGCGGGGCTGCGCTAG